A window of the Budorcas taxicolor isolate Tak-1 chromosome 8, Takin1.1, whole genome shotgun sequence genome harbors these coding sequences:
- the LOC128052706 gene encoding LOW QUALITY PROTEIN: interferon alpha-2-like (The sequence of the model RefSeq protein was modified relative to this genomic sequence to represent the inferred CDS: inserted 1 base in 1 codon): MRNNVEAEEYSGQVPLMQLILLAQPPITPSPQNWPRPPLQAVLQAPSIPVALPVSVLRALVMLCSSPTCSLGCELPAGHGNLESFTRWSQMERVPTVSCLRDRTDFRXPQTLVPGTRREKTEATAVVRELLQQTFQLFSTTGSSAGRDESLLDRFLVGLDQQLEDLDTCVREGRTLEQSPLGTENSRLAVKGYFQRISVYLKEKEYSRSAWEVVSMEIRRCLVFANKLIGKLRK; the protein is encoded by the exons AGCCACCCATCACCCCAAGCCCTCAGAACTGGCCTAGACCTCCCCTGCAGGCGGTCCTGCAAGCCCCCAGCATCCCAGTGGCCCTCCCCGTCTCCGTGCTGCGGGCCCTGGTGATGCTCTGCTCCAGCCCCACGTGCTCCCTGGGCTGTGAGCTGCCTGCCGGCCACGGCAATCTGGAAAGCTTCACACGCTGGAGTCAGATGGAGAGAGTGCCCACTGTGTCCTGTCTGAGGGACAGGACTGACTTCA TTCCTCAGACCCTGGTGCCCGGGACCAGGCGTGAGAAGACAGAAGCCACAGCTGTTGTGCGCGAGTTGCTCCAGCAGACCTTCCAGCTCTTCAGCACCACGGGCTCTTCTGCAGGTCGGGACGAGAGCCTCCTGGACAGATTCCTCGTGGGACTTGATCAGCAGCTGGAGGACCTGGACACGTgtgtgagggagggaaggacacTGGAACAGTCACCTCTAGGGACTGAGAACTCCAGATTGGCTGTGAAGGGTTACTTCCAGCGAATCAGTGTGTATCTCAAAGAGAAAGAATACAGCCGCTCTGCCTGGGAGGTTGTTAGCATGGAAATCAGAAGGTGCTTGGTTTTTGCCAACAAGCTCATCGGAAAACTCAGGAAATAA